One region of Miscanthus floridulus cultivar M001 chromosome 19, ASM1932011v1, whole genome shotgun sequence genomic DNA includes:
- the LOC136527835 gene encoding probable calcium-binding protein CML21, protein MGAVLGRHDTHKRSFHGSKLEAKMVDAMQQRASHGTSLKSFDSIIMKFPKIDESFRKCKTIFEQFDEDSNGEIDKEELKHCFQKLEISFTEEEICDLFEACDINEDMGMKFNEFIVFLCLVYLLNEPAVSEAKIKMGLGNLEATFETLVDAFVFLDKNKDGYVSKDEMIQAINETTTGERSSGRIAMKRFEEMDWDKNGMVTFKEFLFAFTRWVGIDENEDDDE, encoded by the exons ATGGGGGCTGTGCTTGGACGGCATGACACCCACAAGCGGAGTTTCCATGGTTCGAAGCTGGAGGCAAAGATGGTTGATGCTATGCAGCAGAGAGCGTCGCATGGAACTTCACTGAAATCATTCGATAGTATTATCATGAAGTTCCCCAAAATTGACGAGAGTTTTAGAAAATGCAAGACTATCTTcgaacaatttg ATGAAGATTCCAATGGCGAAATAGATAAAGAAGAACTGAAACATTGTTTTCAAAAGCTGGAAATCTCATTCACAGAGGAGGAGATATGTGATCTCTTTGAAGCTTGCGATATAAATGAAGATATGGGCATGAAGTTCAATGAGTTCATTGTCTTTCTGTGCCTTGTCTATCTTCTCAATGAACCAGCTGTCTCAGAAGCA AAGATAAAGATGGGCCTAGGAAATCTTGAGGCAACTTTTGAGACCTTGGTTGATGCATTTGTCTTCTTGGATAAGAATAAAGATGGGTACGTGAGCAAGGATGAGATGATTCAAGCAATAAATGAGACCACGACAGGAGAGCGCTCTTCTGGGCGTATAGCCATGAAAAGATTTG AGGAAATGGACTGGGACAAGAATGGAATGGtgacattcaaggaatttctgttTGCCTTCACTCGTTGGGTAGGGATTGATGAAAATGAGGACGACGATGAATGA